The genome window CTTCATACCGCTTGGGAAGTTACATCAAATTTACAACGGAAAAGGCCACCGATTCGTATGGATTTACCCGAATTAAGCGGGATTATAACCACTCATACGATTCCCGGAGGCTGTTTCAAGCCGGAGTATGACTGATTAGCTTAGCGTTTCTTTCTTCAGTTTACCAGGCATTGCTTTGCGCAGTTTTTCTACTTTGGGAAGCGAAACACTGCGGATATAAGGCTGGTCTGGGTGTAATTTAAAGTAATTCTGGTGGTAATTCTCGGCGGGGTAAAACACGCTGAAAGGAACCACCTCCGTCACGACGGGATTGCTATAATGCTTCGACGAGTTGACTTTCCGAATGGCGGCTTCAAGGGCTTGCTTTTCCGCTGGAGTCCGATAAAAAGCCATCGAGCGATAATCCCGTCCAACATCTGGTCCCTGGCGGTTGGGTGTGGTAGGATCGTGTCCGGCAAAGAAAGCGGTCAACAAATCGGCATAGCTGATTACTTTGGGGTCGTAATAGACCTGTACGGATTCCGCATGGCCTGTCTTGTCGGTACTAACCTGTTCGTAGGTCGGGTTTTTCAGGTCACCGCCCGCGTACCCCGAAACCACTTCCCGAACGCCCCGAAGCTGGTCAAAGCCTTCTTCCTGCGCCCAGAAACAGCCGCCGGCAAAGGTCGCAACCGCCTCACCGGGTTTAGGCGTTGGCAGTTTGGCGGGCTTGGTATCCTGCGTTTGACCCTGAGAATAGGCCAACCATAACAATGTTGTAACAAACAGAGCCTGAATAGATTTCATAGTAAAAAGGGTTGTAATTAAGTAACAAATTTTGTTGATTGCCCGTTCAGAAATACCCTTTAAGTAATAAACCCCGGTACAAACGAGCCGGGGTTTATTGCTACACACTAAAGTATCCACGAAAAACACTGTTCTCAAGAGTGGATCAGCATTTCCTTCCACACTATTATTAACTCAACAAAATCACACTTCCTACAGTGTCAGGTATATATACGAATAAGCCGGGAGTTTAGATTCGTTTGTGTCTTTGCGCAGGAAGAGCAATTAGCAAGAAGAATGATTTAATGTACAGGAAGAACGGAAAGTAAAAATCAGCCTTTTGTAACTTATAGACACAAGAAGGCCGAAAGGTCCGAAAAGCAGCCTAAACCCCATGTGATATGTCAAAGGAACAAAAATCAACAGTCTCGCGGCGGGCC of Tellurirhabdus bombi contains these proteins:
- the msrA gene encoding peptide-methionine (S)-S-oxide reductase MsrA — protein: MKSIQALFVTTLLWLAYSQGQTQDTKPAKLPTPKPGEAVATFAGGCFWAQEEGFDQLRGVREVVSGYAGGDLKNPTYEQVSTDKTGHAESVQVYYDPKVISYADLLTAFFAGHDPTTPNRQGPDVGRDYRSMAFYRTPAEKQALEAAIRKVNSSKHYSNPVVTEVVPFSVFYPAENYHQNYFKLHPDQPYIRSVSLPKVEKLRKAMPGKLKKETLS